aaaaatatattaaaagataaaatatttattacatttttgtgaagtgtaattatttttctcttttatagaaaattttatatagatagaaaaaataaaaagtatttacatcttataacaaaaataaaaaacataaaacatgaatatttttaactttggttaaaattttagttcactattttgtgtttgattaatttttctattttttaaaaatcctatgtatttttcttattatttattgtttttctcatACTATTAACTTAAGTTATCCATatccaaaaaataattttttccgCATTTCAATACAATCTCTTTACGATTAtcaaggaaaaatgaaaataaaaacaaatgtcCACTTCATCCAATCAGAAAATGCCAACACGGCATTTgcgaattaaaataatttataaaaaagaggATTTAAAGATATCAACAGACAACTCCATGACGTGGCAGATATTTGTACGCTTCCACGCTAATCCACTAAGCGAGCGTGAACACACGCCCCCTTCTTTTTAATTGCCGCATTAACGCTtaactacaatttttttcatttttaatgcTTAAATTATTCGaacgttttttaaaagttaaataaattaaaatatttataaactatagcaaaaaaaaattaattctatcaataatagtcTTCCTCTATCCATGACATTCATTTTTATCAGTGTATCAGTGACATTGATAAAAGAATATCATTGACGttaaatgtttgttattgatataatttaaaattttgttataacttggagatgtttttgttaaatttgctatttttgattttttttaaattaatttattaaaaaataaatgtttggataactataaaatttaaaattctctaaagcttattagtatttaaattaagaataatagtaaaaaatggtaaaattgtgGAGTGAATTACAAAATTGCAAACTTTGAGACTCTAACAGTGATAGACACTAATGAAAagtgatataatttaaaattttactatattttgtaaacataGATACTGATActgatataataaaaaatttagttatattttataaatattttagtttatttttcttcacgtGAAAACACGTCTTAAattaatagtatatatatcatcCTAACCtagattaagattaaaaaacgagattaaaggaaaaaacttacgCACTTGATAAGCTTCAATTTTGCTTCTTCACATTTTATGGTCATCTCTACAATCAAGTGAGATTCATCACAATAATTAATCTTCTTAATTGTTATCATAGATTCATTTTTGtggagaaaattaaaaataaaactataattgttattattatttgagtaTTGGAAACTCCTAATTTGACTTTGTATTATTCTATATAGAGCGTGTTGTAGCACGCTCTATTCACACGCgtgttgtttgtttgaagATTTGGGATCGGTAGAGCAATCGTTTCGGTTGTGAAAAACTTTACTCATCACTACTTCAATTTACAATTTACTATTTCCTCCCgcagtttgaaattttagtttcttttccGTGTTCGTCTCTTACAACACGCCATTAGCGTCTTTCTTGTGGACTCTGAAATACGATACGAATTTCCATTGGATCTTCATCGAATTCTTCGCAATTTCTTCCTCAAAGAGGGcctctaatttcatttttgtgtcTCTGTTTTGATTTCCTACACTGAGAAATGGCTACCAAAGTGAAGGGAAGGACGACTTTGGAGGTTGGAGCTGATGGAGTCGCTCTTATCACCATCATTAATCCTCCTGtcaactctctttcttttgatgGTATGAATTTTATGTTCTTTGTACTCGCCCTTCTACTCCGTTTGATTTTGCTTGATTCGTCTGTTTTGATCTTTCGGTCTTGtcggtttctttttcttcttctttttcctttttgtgtCGAGAATTTCGTTTTGGGTTGATTTCGTGGTTCCTATGTTTCATTCCTGTAATTTTTTTGATGAATCATTTTTCGGATATACAGAAATGAACGAAGAATCGCGATTATTATGATTACCTACTGGTTTGAGTTAAAAACGGCTCAATTGCATGACAAATTGCCAATTGCTAATTCGACTTGGTTCACTGCCTTTGACTGTTTAATATATCGATTGAGGCTTGGACCTGTAGGTTTTAGCATTGTACTTATCTGTGTTATTGGTGGTGTTATTATAATTGAGCTAGGCTTCTTCCTGTGTATGAAAAACAACTGGAAATATGAATGATGAGATATAACGGCTTCTTTGAGACCACTGCATTGATTTTCATCCAGTCATGAGAATTTATGATTTGGGGACTCCTTTCTTATTGTTGGGAAATTGTAAATTGACAACTGGCTCTTGGttgttattcttttaaatacaGTTATTTTATCCTCTTCATATGTACTGAGTGTATAACTCCTCTTTCTTTGTAATGTAGTATTATTTAGCTTGAAAGAGAGTTATGAACAGGCTTTGGAAAGAGAAGATGTGAAGGCAATTGTTGTTACAGGTTAGGGTGAAACGATTTTCGTACATGAGCTATTAGAAATGTTGGAGATGTAAAAGCTAACTATGTATGTCATTTGAGCAGGTGCCAGGGGGAAGTTCTCTGGTGGCTTTGATATAACAGCCTTCGGTGGACTGCAAGGTGGAAAAGGTGGGTTTACATTTCTCTGTGTCCCATTGTCATTGTCTCATAATTTAGTCTAGACACTTTTGTTGACATCTTTTAAATGATCTTTTAGCTGAGGAACCACGGCCTGGCTACATTTCCATTGATGTAATCACTGATATTTTTGAAGGTACATTTCAgctcaatttctttaattcttaCTCTCATCTTCCAACTCTCTTGAAAAGCGAGTGAAAAGGATAGTTTTGGGaaagtaattaattgttaGTTATGTCGTCCAGCTGCTAGAAAGCCTGCTGTTGCTGCTATTGACGGACTTGCTTTGGGTGGAGGGTTAGAGGTCGCTATGGTATGTCTTAGAACTTCTTGTAGAcaattaaatctttaaaatcattgtttaaaaatattttatattattttggtttgtagGCATGCCATGCACGATTATCAACCAAAACTGCACAGTTAGGATTACCTGAACTTCAGCTTGGTTTAATTCCAGGTTTTGGAGGTATGTCTATGGCGCTGATACTTGGtggtatttttcttatttttatttgtaccaGTTAATCCTGTGAGCCGCTGTAATGATATGCACCCAACTGAACTTTACTTTAAGCTGTGGGCAGTTGTGATCTCACCAATCTACTTAAGCTCTTAACATTGGAAATAATTGATTAAGTTATTAACAAATAACAGTTTATGTTATCAGTTGGATCCCTCGTGGATTGATATTTGGATCTTGGGCCTTTGATAGGATAGCATACGATGTAATTCCTTATTTTTAGAGGATGgataatatagattttttagCAATAACCTAGTATTTGAATTGGCTGAAATGAATTTGTCTattatataatgaaaacaaCAGAAACCCACTGTTTTGAAAACTTctaagatttttcttttggtgttCTAATCTCAagcttcttttttgttcaGGAACACAGCGACTTCCTCGTCTGGTTGGTCTTCCAAAGGCTTTAGAAATGATGCTGGTGAGATTAGTAGCTCttgcttttgatttttgacACCTTGCTGTAGAATAGCTTCAATGGtcattcatatcttttgcTTATTTCTGTACCTGTCTCTCTCAACTTATCCAAACTTGCTACACTTGAACAGACATCCAAGCCAGTCAAAGGAGAAGAAGCCTTTTCACTGGGACTCGTGGACGCCATAGTCCCTCGTGAAGAGTTGATCAGTGCTGCTCGCAAATGGGCTCTGGATATCTCAGAGAGGAGAAAACCATGGATTATCAGTCTTCACAAGACCAACAAGTTAGAGTCTCTTGCTGATGCTAgggaaatatttaaatttgccAGGGCTCAAGTACGGAAACAGGCTCCAAATCTCAAGCACCCACTGGTTTGCATTGATGTTGTTGAAACGGGTGTAGTCTCAGGTCCCCGTGCTGGACTTCAGAAGGTTGTATTTCTAAGGCAGCTATTTTTTCTCAAGTAAAAGAAAGATCCAAGCATGAAATAACCTTcctgaatttcttttttatgctTATGGCAGGGGATTGAAGATTTTCAAGTACTACTGCATGCTGATACCAGTAAAAGCTtgattcatgttttttttgcTCAGCGTGGAACAACAAAGGTGTGCGATGAAGATTTactgaaaaataaatgatcGCTTAAAATAATCTTTATTTCAGAACCTGAAGTTCAGGatatagaaaaaacaacatCCACTGTTAATACATTACGAGGTTAGTCTTTTCTCTTATGttgatatttcttctttttttttcaaaatatgacaGGTACCTGGAGTTTCTGATCTTGGGTTGACACCGAGACGTATTAATAAAGTTGCTGTTATTGGTGGGGGATTAATGGGATCTGGGATAGCTACAGCATTGATTCTTAGCAACTATCCTGTGATTCTTAAAGAAgtaaatgaaaactttttgGAGGCCGGGCTTGGCAGAGTCAAAGGTAAGCCTGGAATTTACTACTGTTGATTGTATTCTTGTTATATTCTATCTGGCTTGTGTTTGACCTGTCATTGTAAACATGTTAGCCAATCTACAAAGCCGAGTCCGCAAGGGGACAATGACTCcagaaaaatttgaaagaaccATTTCCCTACTCAAGGGTGTCCTTGATTATGAAAGTTTCGAAGATGTGGATATGGTGATTGAGGTAAGTCCCACATCTTACTTCACCCACAAAAAGTAGCAATCGTTAATGTCAATTTGGTATGCTTGTAACAGGCTGTTATTGAGAACATCTCCCTGAAGCAACAGATCATCGTTGATCTTGAGAAATATTGCCCTCCACATTGCATACTTGCTACCAATACGTCCACAATTGATTTGGATCTGATTGGAGAGAAAACAAATTCTCATGATAGAATTGTCGGAGCTcatttttttaggtttgtaAATTCATATTTCTCCTCATTCCTGTATTGTTTTGGCTTAGCCACTTAGCCATTGAGTTTATGCTTCTAATGCAGTCCAGCACACGTCATGCCACTATTGGAAGTTGTTCGTACTAATAGGACAGCTCCTCAAGTAATTGTTGATTTAGTAGATGTCGGAAAAAGGATAAAGAAAACGCCAGTTGTCGTTGGCAATTGCACTGGTTTTGCTGTCAATAGGATGTTTTTCCCATACACTCAAGCTGCATTGTTACTTGTAGAACATGGAGTAGATCCATATCAGATCGACAGGGCAATTTATAAGTTTGGAATGCCAATGGGCCCCTTCAGGTTTATAGATTTTTGTGCTTCAGCTTCATGCTTTTTCATACTTGACCTTCATCtaactttgatatttttcttcagATTGATTGATCTTGTTGGTTTTGGGGTGGCTATAGCAACCGGTGGTCAGTTTGTTCAGAATTTTCCTGATAGAACCTTCAAATCTATGATAATTCCTCTTATGCAAGAGGATAAGAGAGCAGGTAGAGTTTCACCCCTTAAACTCAGACACTTACGTCTATCATTTTGCTGGCTTTACACTTCCGGAagatattttatcaatgattCTGTGaggtatttttatttatccgGGAGTAATTACTGCTCAGCACACACTCAACTCACATATGAACACCATACTTTCAGACATTCCCGAACTCATTGTCAGaggtttagaaaaaaatccaTCCTATAT
This DNA window, taken from Cucumis sativus cultivar 9930 chromosome 6, Cucumber_9930_V3, whole genome shotgun sequence, encodes the following:
- the LOC101218899 gene encoding glyoxysomal fatty acid beta-oxidation multifunctional protein MFP-a-like → MATKVKGRTTLEVGADGVALITIINPPVNSLSFDVLFSLKESYEQALEREDVKAIVVTGARGKFSGGFDITAFGGLQGGKAEEPRPGYISIDVITDIFEAARKPAVAAIDGLALGGGLEVAMACHARLSTKTAQLGLPELQLGLIPGFGGTQRLPRLVGLPKALEMMLTSKPVKGEEAFSLGLVDAIVPREELISAARKWALDISERRKPWIISLHKTNKLESLADAREIFKFARAQVRKQAPNLKHPLVCIDVVETGVVSGPRAGLQKGIEDFQVLLHADTSKSLIHVFFAQRGTTKVPGVSDLGLTPRRINKVAVIGGGLMGSGIATALILSNYPVILKEVNENFLEAGLGRVKANLQSRVRKGTMTPEKFERTISLLKGVLDYESFEDVDMVIEAVIENISLKQQIIVDLEKYCPPHCILATNTSTIDLDLIGEKTNSHDRIVGAHFFSPAHVMPLLEVVRTNRTAPQVIVDLVDVGKRIKKTPVVVGNCTGFAVNRMFFPYTQAALLLVEHGVDPYQIDRAIYKFGMPMGPFRLIDLVGFGVAIATGGQFVQNFPDRTFKSMIIPLMQEDKRAGRKGFYLYDKKRKSKPDPELKKYIEKARSMSGIFVDPKLAKISDKDIIEMIFFPVVNEACRVLAEGIAVKAADLDIAGVMGMGFPPYRGGVMFWADSLGSKYIYSRLEEWSKLYGGFFKPCAYLAERAAQGSTLSSPSVVTKSRL